attaacgcaagatttgggcaataaaactatatgcacaagaaaggccatttcataccggttctagtgatggcTGGTAAATTTCAGTCAATATCGTTCCATCCTGACCAACGTCTAGAAGTCAATGTTATCTAAAGAATATCATAGTCGTCTACCAGTTGATTGACCAAGCTACAATGTCAGTCAGGCagcaatgtcaatattgaatgacatttttgcactCCACTCGCTTCACACATACAGTCGTCTTTCCATGTCATTTCCTGGCTGTATTGGGAGGGATTTTACGTTATAAGCTGCGCAACAGCCGAAAAAAATGTAGTTGTTAGCTGTAAGAAGAAAAATGTCATAGCAAGCATGATGTCTTTCATTTAAGTTGGTCATGATATTGTAAGCTtatgtcgctgaccaaaaatcagtatcgcatgacattctaagcagtatcaaagtcggctgatattggctgtctgacactgataatttgcagTTCTTATCACAAGTAATCCCAAGTAACCAACAGGCTCTTGAAAGCTTAGTCAGTCCTGATGGGGGCTGTATAGCAATCTAtacagcttaaaatttaagtttttatcaatACATTCAAGTTCGATAATCACAGCTGaatagaaggctattcagctttTGCATACGACTGagatgttttgaatttaacgcgaaaaaaaaattggtaaactTAAGCGCgttcgaatttttcttaattttgagaTCTTACGCCACTTTCTATTACTATCTATTCTCTGTACTCTTAATGGATTTcatacttacttgaaaaatcCACATGCTTGAAGAATTGAACCTGAACATTCCTGATGATGGCTGAACACGTTACCTTTGAACCATCGCCGATGTCTGAGTAGTTTGTTTAAAAACCtgaatttaaataaactaaAGATGTTCACCTCGGCTTTTTCAAAGTAGGtgaaaatgaagtaaaattaaacatttgacCAAATTGATGTGCATTTAAGAAAACCATATTTTTTCCACGTGCAGTAGGTGATTTCGGAAGCAATCTCTTATTCAAACACTTGAAAAAGttacaattaaaatatttatttcattatgtCAATCGTAGGAGTATAATTTGCCCTTAATTATGCcaaattttcaatgcaataataaactctcaatttttttaagaagaagttttccaaaatgtatgttatgggtataattaaTCCCTGGACtccaaaattatatatttttctacTGAATGGATTGTGATCACTGGTAATCATgaaatttcttatattttgtccaataactaatgtttatcaaGTAATTGTCTAAGTCTAGTAAAGGACTTAAAATACTGTATTTGTCTAAAAGTAGAAAaatgcgccttaaagtatgcaatgactatagtgtagtaaacaaacttttggaaTTCTCTTTATCTGATACtttcaaactgtgaaatgaaaactaatatgtcaaaaaatagTTAACGGACCATTTATTttcggattttactagattGTTGCCTAGGCTCAGGGCATCCTGCAgtaaggatcaagtctcttgtaactttaaaaatatcacaatttttttgttatgttaatgatcccgcgccgatcctccggtgcatagggccgtggtaaaagacctccacttttGACGATACggggccagcgtcttcacctggtcccagtcaagattctcgtcgacagttcagacttcagcggctaggcttcgccgccacgagtttctgggtctgcctcttcttcgatggccgtctggattccaatctagcgcctctctgcaaatctcgttttcatattttcgcagcgtgtgcccaatccatctccacttacgttcccgaatctcgatttctagcggcctttgatgacaccggcgatgtagttcctcattcacaatttttttagtctcacgaaaatgcttctagtttatctacctacgagttcatgtatcgttctaacttttggagcatataaacttaaaattacacACTGTCAGAAAATGCGGTGACGGTGAGATAGTCGGtgagttgcaaaattttcacaaaaagatattattaaaataagaaaaggggatcaagtatccccattctcccctacagtagAACCACGCGTATTCCAGCTCCGGTTATCGGAGCTTCCACGTAATCCCAGCcaccatttttataaaaaaaaaattcatgaaaaatttgttttatcatcgcgataCATTGTTAAGCTATTAAATCGACGTTTTTTGCAAGTTTTAAGTCTGAACTTGCGAGAAACGTCGATTAcctaaatagaaaaataaaatccatgttAGAACCAAGCTATGTAAGTGAATGATATGAAATACTTGAGCAAAAGAATAGGGCTAGTCAATGAATGTCGTTTAACCCGAGGTTTTAAATATCCGAGGTGGTCCATCCCCCGACTTCCTCgggtaagcggggttctactgtgcatccttttgcataccatccgggcgcaAAGCTCAATAAATTTGTGGAGTTTATGCCAACCTGGGATAACGTAGAAGCTCAGAAAACTGGAGTTCGGTCGTCGGATAAGCGAGGTTCTACTGTTTAACGTTTCTCCTGACTTCTTGGATAAATGAGCTCAATGTActcgggcttgtgatatggtTCAGTTGGCAAGTCGGTTGCCTCCTGCGCCGATGTTcgcaagttcgagcccaagattaAACATCAAACACAGTTGTGCCGGATAAGTTGTTCAATAACTGTCTGCCAACTGAAACGTTGATATAAAGAAGCGAATGCTataaagatgataaaacgactataatcgaaacaaaaaaaatctcaatgtaCTCCTTTTGGTGTTAATCcttcaaagatatttaaaatttacggtttgtgagtaaacaaaaaaaaacccttttatcttttaaaacatGCCCATggatgttaaaattatttagctTCTTCAGAAACGGAGGTGAACTTCACTCACTACATCGTTGGAATTGGTGAGCAATCGTAAAATTTGTTATTAAGTTGAAATCCTCGCTTAAAAGCCACTCCACTACACGATGGTCTGTAAGGGAATTTTTTAACAGGGTTATTTTTGAATGCATTGTATGAATAAACACCTCTGAAAGTCTCGCTGTAGGCTTTTCGATTCGCTCCTGATCATGTGTTTGATATTTTGTAATTCGTTTTCAAACCGATACGCACTGTTAGTGTTCAGATTTACAAGtattcttaaggggggggggggggggggtagggtcttacgggtaaaaaaaacaccattttcacgatttttttctagagctatcgttcaaacaaatgtattaaaattttttgcattatacaaagcattgttaaaagaacattaagttattttttcgtagaaaaatattgaaaaatgagccggtgacggagcactttcgaggataccttttataaaacaggatttgcggtggacactgtatctcagcccAGAATTAtctaaagtcaaaaaatcagagcaaaatatttttaaaagatgtttttctggaccccaacgtttttatttaacttaaaaaattttttttgaaatttttgtggctgtttgaagtaaaaactacgatttttcacgaaaaaatccgccattttttatctgtaaaatctccccaaagtaaaaaaaacaaaaaaagaaaaacgttggggtctggtattttatatgtagaaaatatgttccaaatttgaaaagaatcggataagtagctttcaaatgacgatgtccacggacttgaaaaatgtgctttcgagaaaaacgcgtttgaagtttctgcttttACTTTCTtacagtattagataggaggagataaaggcctataatttctacagttttgcttcaattgacttgaaaatttgacacaacattcttgaaatgttttacaataagaaaataaaaaaataaaaaaatcgattttttaaaagtgttagaccctacccccccttaactTAATTTCGGTTTCGTCATCCTCACCTTCAGATAATTCAATTTGtggttcaacaaaattttgatttttctcaaatctATGATATTCCAAAACTATAGGATTTGTATTTGACAACTCCGGTTTCAAGGAAAGCTGGTGCTGAAATTTAACTTTGAGTTAGTAATGTATTCCCctaatattattttcttatgTACTTACCAGGAGTTTTACGTTGAAATGTTCTTTCCTCAGCTCATTTTTCTTCCAATCGCCGGCGACGgcaataaaacaaacaattctttcttatttctagaaaataatcaatttttgttcacaaattgAGAACGCATTCGAAAAAGTTTCTAAGAGAGTGTGAACAAaccatttgacaattttgacacagcTCAATTCGCATTGAAGTTCCATAGATCCAAATAGCTCGcaagaagttcgtaacgaagcacgatagGCCGAACTGATATGCGgactttttaaggttttttttctctcgagtaccttttattcagccaaaaGAGAACTCAAAACTTACATGATTAAGTTGCTATGTAACTTTTAGTTACTTGGGAATACTTAAACCACAGCATAAACCTCTAATTTTATGGTTTCACAAGAAAACGACAGATTTTCAACGGAAAAGAAAAAGTAATTCATTCAGTATTACTTTCATACGCGCCAGGTAGCATCCTCCGAATAGAATTTTAATTAATGGGCCACGGCGAGGCGCAATATAAAAACACACTAAAAGaaaattctttttgatttttgaagggATACGcgagttttggttttgaagttttcattGATAACGAAACATGAAATTACCTACATGTGTTTTACTATCTTTTGCAAATAATTGGTTTAGTAAAAACCCATGATTTAAtaataattgtaaaatttaactgtcgaatttttctacaaaattgtcgataaatataataataatataagaAGCTTTTAACTAAAAAACCTTGAGCCTATTTGTGAACTTTGCAGGACAGAATTGCAAAATTCATCACGAAAAAAAGACTTATCTTTTGTGacgtttgaacatttttgaacaGCTTATGTTCttcattatcaattttaaaatcaagttcGAGGCTGAAGAAGAAATATAATAGTATTTAGCTCGGCGTATAGATATTAATTCAGCCAATTttcctacaaaatttgaaacaaattgttCTCATTACTTTGTAAGATGCATTATGAAAAGCATGAAAGCAATACCTACTCCGTTAATTTGCAACAATGTTTCTGTTTCCAGAGATCTTTATCTCAACGTTTTCCACCAAGTTCATTACGAAATAATAagtgaaaataatataaataacacgactttaacttttttttattgttcccaACTGTAGCCAGCAGCACCAGCGACTTGACCGTCGGAACGCCACGCAATGCCACCGTTTCCGGAATGCCAGACCCGATGGATATCAATGCGAAACTTTTAAATGTAAGccatttttctattttccatGGTAGCTCAACATTCTTTTGATGAGCGTGGGGACCCTTTTATTTTTTAGCTGTCCCAGCCAACCAATCAACATTGTTGAAAGTTTTTTGTATCGCAGTTCGGTTCATTCGCCAGATTGTTTTGTCGCTTTGTGTTGTGATATCCGCcatccggtttttttttatttcgttctgGTTGTTCTTTATTTCAGGAAACCACGCAACGGTCTCTGAAACGGAACGATCCGGCGCTGCTCTATCGGGGACCCGGTGGGTCGGAACTGCCGAAGGACATTCTAGATGAGCTAACCCAGTTCAACAGTAAGAAAAAGAACGGCATCATCGACGTTTGGTGGCTGTACGATGATGGTGGCCTAACACTCCTGTTGCCTTACATCATCAGCACCCGACGAAATTGGGCGTCCTGCAAGCTGCGAGTTTTTGCCCTGGCCAACCGGAAAGCCGAGCTGGAATTCGAACAACGCAATATGGCCAGTTTGCTGGCGAAATTCCGAATCGACTACAGTGATTTGAAATTGCTGCCGGATGTGACGAAGAAACCAGAACCCACAACGGTTAACTTCTTCAAAGATCTAATCAAGGACTTCACCGGCGATGAACCTGGTAAGCAGCAAGGCAACCACGGGGTGTTTCATgggagaaaatttgaaaaaagtaacacTTTCTACTccagtttattttcaaaaaaacatttgttcaaGGACCCTTcatataagaatgttcaatcgataaatcttaaaaatacaaTAGtatattttgtatcaaataactcagaaaatcattaatttaccaattttgaaaaactatgatCCTCTACAAACACACCGTGTAGCGTTCTGCatcgatgaattttaatcaaCTTAATTCCAAAATTCCTTTCCCATTCTCTTACTTCTCACCTTTTCCTGTGTTTTAGGTCAAATTTCCGACGCCGAGTTGCTGGCCGTGCGGGACAAAACCGACCGGCATCTGAACCTCCGCGAGTATCTGCTGCAGCATTCTGCCAAGTCCGATTTGGTCGTCATGACGCTACCGATGCCCCGCAAAGGAGTTGTCTCGGCCCCACTCTATATGGCCTGGCTCGAGACCCTCAGCCAGGGACTTCCGCCGTTCCTGTTCGTTCGAGGCAACCAAACCAGTGTACTGACGTTCTATTCATAGAGAAGATGAGTAGGAAAAAACAGGCAAAAAATCGCGAAGAAACAATCATTTTGTAACGCAGCATACAAAACTTATGACCCAACATTGTCTCCTCATTTTTTTGCACCCTAGATCATTACTTCCGGCTTAGTTTACTGGGAAGTTTTCATCATTGTTAACAATTTAAGGGATCCCCGGAATCAGATTTCGTGCGACTTCTTCGAGTATTTGAACACAGTATACGTTAAGATGGCATTTATTAAGATTTCTTGTCTCGGTCGGTCGagaagtattttattttttattttcatttttgctgcattccatttccatttgcCAGCGAAAAAGATCCATTCATACTTTGATAGAGCTTAAGGTATTTTTAGACGATGGATAGAAAGTTTCAGTGAACGTGAATATAATTAACGATCCGAAAAGTGGACGGATTATGAAgtgctattatttttttttctatttttaatacATTGCAACCATGTTTAAAACATATCATGCCGATTCCATTTGTACATGTCCAGAACTTATAAACTCACGCGTTGTTCTTAAATAAATAGATTGATGCAGAAGAAGAATCGGGTTGATGTTTTTTGTACAGATTTAGTTTGAAGAAATGCAATACTTGCCAATTTCAGTGTTATTATCATCTTTAGGGTTTTTTTGGTCAGACAAGTTAAGATAGAAGCATTGTTATCTTAAAACAATACTTTTactaatacaaaaaaataacctaCTTCATTTCGAACGAATTGGAAACTACCTTTAGAATACATGGTCAGTGTTCAAGAAAAAACTCAAATAATTAATTGAtcgattgtttgatttgagagACTTTAAAATTAGAAGTTCATTCATCTCTAAACTATGTAAATTAAATTCTGTCGAACATGTCGATTGCTTTAAGATATGTTATcactaaattttccatttcggTATCGTTACATAACATGGTTCGAATAGATGTGGGTAACTCCATACTTGCACAGATATCTTCGTATTGACGACAGTTAAGTAATAGATGCTCCACATCAAGTCGCACGTTGCAGATCTCACATTCTGGTGGTCGATGTATGCTTGCGTCAATGTAATGTTGATGTGTAATCCTTGTGTGACCCACTCGTAGTCGTGAAAGGATTTCTTGCTCCTTTCGATGTGATCGATCACGATACCTGGATGTTGTTTCCTTTATTCTTCGGCAAAAAAGAGTTCTTTCGTTGTACCACTTTTCCTGCCACACACGTTGCATTAATGACGAAACCATTTTCCTGGCATCCATTAACGGAATTGATTTGCTCCATAGTCGTCCTGTTCTTCCGCGTGATGCTAAACTATCGGCACATTCATTTCGGCTTCGGCTGAGAAAATGGAGCATTCCATAGGAAGGCGATAGTAATATTGCTTTTCTGGACCTAATATCCCAAGACCAACACCGTTATCAGCTTTCGAGCCGTCTGTAaagtagggtaaaactgtacaaaacgcaccagctaagcataattgctatttatagcgataccaatcatttaagaaccaaattgagagttgacaacgattcaaggatgaaatctacgtattatcgaaaagaaaaaatatgataaaaactcgattttgactatatttttgtaaaaaaactaaaacagccagaaaacaaaccgcggggtagaacgccaaaactagtggacagaacgcaccaaataggaagggtggtaagaaatagaacaatgattatacggaatgtaattattgaaacaccaaatatttaattacatgttcatcgtagttttgtaaactaccattttttggctaaaaatcatttagtacTGCTAAACTGATCGaaattttcgcttttcaaaatacactttttaatatccttatatataaaacgccttcaagtaggcaacgaaattcaattttttcgactgatatagtgatatcgcggcaaacatggcggccgataattttttcgaatcgaatattggtgcaccgttttaactcgaacaaggacgaaatttgttataattttgcaATGTTATCGTCATTTGGgggtcagcaaataaaaagaaaggcattttgttttgatattcgggttttgtcaaaagttaacagcattcaaaatttgagcgtaaaaaacgtggtcttgtggtcattctgccccaattttcatatgtttgattttggataaaatttgtaggaaactaataaaatacaacaaaatatttatagtcttccgaaaaagcacatgagtggtaaaaagataagctgtagtttgatcagattgcgcaagctgttttaccataaaaccttatatgtaacttatgaaaaattacaagtttcacgctgattccattaattcctcggtttctaagaactaaagtagattttgtgaactttttatctattgaatgatgaaaaagcttgtttactacaataaaaatgaagaaaaacatcattcgaagccataggttagtgtatatttgagaaagaatgacatgggccattttaccccgctggtgcgtcttgtacagttttcccctacattGAGTACGTGCTGTAGAGGGAGTGAAGTTCATTGAAGAAAGCCTGAACCTTCGATGGAGGGTCTGATGCTCTCAATTTCTTCTTAATGCTCCAGTcgattcttggttttttcttgtGCCACTCTCTGTCGCTTAGCCTTTTAGATCGAGTAACAGTGGGAAGTGGTACTCCAACGACAGTTTGCGGTTGTTCTTTGGCTAAATCGATGAGAGGTGTTGTGTTTCCGGAAAACATTCCTAAAGTATTAATTGCTTTGAAAACGATAGTTTTCGTAACAACCATATCGAAAGGTAATACTCCAGCTTCTGAAAAAACTGAGAGTGTGGGTGAGCTCGGTAACAACCCagaagataatttaaaaatagtatTGTAGCAGGGTCCGAGAGTATGTATTAGATCGTTAGTTGAACGACTCGTGATTTCGATACCGTACAAGAGTTTACTAGTTACAAGACTGTTGTTGACTCTAAACAAGGTTTCTCTGTTGTTGACAGTCTGTCTTTTGCTGATCATTTTTATCAACTGGACTCGTGACTTTACTTCAGCTTTGATCCGCTGAAAGTGACTTGCAAAAGTCAACTTGCGGTCAATTGTGACTCCaagaattttaagtgtttttcgatatggTACTTGTGTATCGCCAACAGAAACAGTTCTTGACCACGGATTATGACTATGGTTACAGATATGTGAGATTGAACATTTTTCCAACGCCATTTGAAAACCAAACTGTCGCACACCATTTGGCAACCGCTCTAACGGCAGCTTGTAAGCGGATTCGTAACAGGCCGGGGGTACGTCCAATGACGACAAGTAGAATGTCGTCGGCGTAGACAAAGACATGCACATTTTCTGTGACTACGTTGAAAACAGATTGCATAGTAACCAGGAACAGGCTCACTGCAAGAACCGATCCTTGTGGGACACCGTTTTGTTCTTCGAATTCTTTTGAAAGTACACTTCCGACAGCAACGCTGAAGCTCCTTGTCGCCCCATGTCGCCAGACACGGTTATACGCCTTAGATATGTCTAGTGCGGCTAAATCGATGTGCAGGTCATCTTTCAAGGCTTGATCTAATAGTTCAGCCAGATTACTGAAGTAGGCCCCGGTGCCTTTTCCTTTACGGAAGGCAAATTGTCGTTCGTCTAAAAGATTCTTGTTTTCCAAGTAAGTCATGAGACGTCGGTTTGCCATTCTCTCCATCGTCTTAGCCATACAGCTGGTCAAACTGATAGGACGATACCCGGATGGTAATTTGGAATCTCCACCTGGTTTTGGGATCGGTATAACTACACTCTTTCGCCAACTGTCGGGATACTCACCACTAGACCAGAGCCAATTAGGGGGCagttgtctactaccggacacttaaggtttttaagcaataacttcaaaaatttttttttgtaaatattggttcctctactgatctgaagagtatcaatattatgatcactaaacaatattagaaaaaaaataatttaaaacacattcatgtggtaagagaaatcattttatgttagttttcactcatttccaaaagtgtcgtctatggccggacactacgaattttATCCCCAAAATTGTCACCAATgtcacaaaaacgtagcaaaatgactgaaatcacttgctTAGGTCTTGTGAGTACGcgttttccaatactgaacattctatgaagccattcataaaagtttttttgacaaaccagaatgtaacatttgtttcgaaaaaaaacttgagtaaAATTGTCTATGATCGGACAGcaatatttaaagtttatcaGAGGAACAAAATAGTTTGGTTATTGAATCAGTATCTTCAGAtaaccatttgagggtgctatagagatgaaaaaatgaaagtttataGATTATAGATTATAgaaatcatctataattttgaatatttctttgtccggtcatagacaacaacATGGTGTCCGGACATAGAGAaatcgcgtttttttttaattttcctaattttttgttttaacttcCGATTTGTTATCTTACATCTACTGAAGTCGAATGATAACCAACCAACGATGACGTTTATGTGCAATTCACATTTGACAAGCCGTAAAAATTGATCACAATATAAATGTAAAGTTTGGGCGATCCTCGCCGATCTACTAGGCGAAAGCTTTCAAAGCCCATAATTGGTTTACCTATTCAGATTAAATTACCATATTTCCAACACCATATCAGGCttctatttactttattttcatggtgttgCAGAACTCAATAGTAGAATAAGAATATTGAACATCcctaaaccaaaaattaaaattgttcaaatagtCAAGAAACGCTAAGTCTCAGCTCAATTATAATTGCTCTCACACCTCATTGTTTAACTCAATCaatgatcatcatcatcaaattggGCGCTTCCCGCCACAAGCTAGGGCAATGATTGTGCAGAAGTTAGTCTTGGTCAGCACTTGAACCAATAAACGTCTCATCAGACAAATTATCGACTTTCACTACCAAAAccacattttttatttcgagtgaAAGTATTACATCTTAGCACAAGTTATCGTGcaagttttttcataattctaagATCCTGTAAAGTTAATTGGATCCATCGACGTCCCTGCAGCTGCTAGTCCGGTTTGGCTACATTTTTTGGTGCCGAAACCCGGGATTCGCCAGGTCCCCATTGTTCTCGACCAGTTTGGAGAGGTTACCTCATCGTCATCGGATAGCTGCGTTCGGAGGTTCCTATCGCATCGGCTGGACCCTCAACCGGATATCATCGCCCCCGCAACATCTACAGACTGGATATCgtcatttttggaggattttcgACCGAATTACGGCAGCAACGGAGGAAGTTAGTCGCACCACGTGGACACGGAACGCAGGTTTGGTAAAGTGAGCCCAGGTTTTAACCACTACAATAGACAGGTGAGTCAATCGAACCAATAAAGAAAGATTTTCGAGCGTTCATGTTAATTGGCCCAgcaaaaagctcaaaaatgaaCCGTGATGAGCGTAAAGTAAAACGATTGATTGTGCGTCGGAACACTATCACTGGTTCCATCAATTTGGTTAAAaccttttatgaaaatttcaattctgagcGGGATTTTCCTCAACTGAGATTCCGCCTAGAAAAACTAGACGAGCTTTATCGGgaatttaatgaaattcaaaGTGAGATCGAGGCCGAAGAAGAATTGCCTGAGGAATTTTCAGAAACACGTGCCAATGtcgaaaatgattatttcatgCTTAAAGGTAATTTGGCGGCAAAATTAGACGCCATTGCTCCCAACAATTCATCTCAATCCCCCTTAGCTCCACCTGCACATGTTCCCTCTGTCCGTCTCCCTGAGATTAAAATTCCGGAATTTAGTGGAAATTTCGATGAGTGGATGAATTTTCACGATTTGTTCACCACCCTCATCCATGTGAACCTGCAACTTTCGTCCatacaaaaattccaatatttgAAGGCGGTTCTTAAGGGAGAAGCTCTCAGGCTTATCGAATCGTTGGAAGTTTCTGCGACTAACTACACTATCGCGTGGGATCTGTTAAATAAACGGTACGATAATAGAAATCTGCAAATTAAGCAACATTTTTCGGCACTTTTATCCACACCTTCTGTTCGGAAAGAATCTTCATCAGCCCTCGCCAATTTGGTTGATGAATTCGGAAAACACGTGAGCGTTCTTAACAAATTAGAAGATCCGAAGGATCATTGGAATTCTTTCCTTGTCGAAACTCTGAGCAGCAAGTTAGATCCAGTTTCACAGAAGGAGTGGGAAAATCCATTGTGTGACGACATTCGACCAACTTACGAATCGTTAGTCACTTTTATACAAAAGCgttctcgaattttgcaatCACTAATGCTCTCCCAACCTTCGCTACCTAGTGCAAAATTCGAATCCAAAATCGAATCAAAATCTTCTCGAAACAAAATATCGATTTATCACTCAGCCAATAGTGATCTGCCGAAATGCATCTTATGCAAA
This sequence is a window from Uranotaenia lowii strain MFRU-FL chromosome 3, ASM2978415v1, whole genome shotgun sequence. Protein-coding genes within it:
- the LOC129753403 gene encoding uncharacterized protein LOC129753403 codes for the protein MTYLENKNLLDERQFAFRKGKGTGAYFSNLAELLDQALKDDLHIDLAALDISKAYNRVWRHGATRSFSVAVGSVLSKEFEEQNGVPQGSVLAVSLFLVTMQSVFNVVTENVHVFVYADDILLVVIGRTPGLLRIRLQAAVRAVAKWCATVWFSNGVGKMFNLTYL